The following are encoded together in the Pedobacter steynii genome:
- a CDS encoding glycosyltransferase family 2 protein, with the protein MNQPLVSCIMPTANRQKYIPFAVKYFLEQDYPNAELVIIDDGITPAYSIVPVHPKIRYFYSEPLGTIGVKRNHACEKAQGEIIMHWDDDDWYARDWISKQVDALSTSGADITGLNRVVFYSPSIEKHWMYEDKDLEKPWICGATMAYKKSFWQEHPFIDIQVGEDYDFVWNTNAKTFALDYLDGFIAILHAHNTSIKPVEDIKHKKTGMVWKQPAQNEES; encoded by the coding sequence GCAAAAATATATCCCATTTGCTGTTAAGTATTTTTTAGAACAGGATTACCCCAATGCAGAGCTTGTCATCATTGATGATGGCATTACACCTGCCTATTCTATAGTTCCTGTTCACCCTAAGATCCGCTATTTTTACTCAGAACCCCTGGGAACAATTGGGGTAAAGAGAAATCATGCCTGTGAGAAAGCCCAGGGTGAAATCATTATGCATTGGGACGACGACGACTGGTATGCCAGAGACTGGATCAGTAAACAAGTTGATGCTTTATCTACTTCCGGAGCCGACATTACCGGATTGAACAGGGTTGTCTTTTACTCACCATCCATTGAAAAACACTGGATGTACGAAGATAAAGACCTGGAAAAACCCTGGATATGCGGTGCCACAATGGCCTATAAAAAATCTTTCTGGCAAGAGCATCCATTTATAGATATTCAGGTAGGTGAAGATTATGACTTTGTATGGAATACCAATGCAAAGACATTTGCCCTGGATTACTTAGATGGCTTTATCGCGATCCTACATGCACACAATACCAGCATTAAACCAGTTGAGGACATCAAACATAAAAAGACAGGAATGGTCTGGAAACAACCTGCACAAAATGAGGAATCATGA
- a CDS encoding glycosyltransferase family 2 protein, with product MKIPYVSCIMPTANRPKFIPLAIGYFLGQDYQNAELIIIDDGQDPVVKLVPKHHRIRYFHRETVSTIGMKRNYACEAAKGEIIMHWDDDDWYAHDWISRQLSALESSGADLCGLNTITFFSPLVQKFWRYADPDNQRPWLSGATMAYRKNLWEKYPFKDLQIGEDYDYLWNSGAKIYAHNYNDGFIAILHPHNTTLKPFENPKHKRHAIEWMNVPYKGKAENPEQSRPDN from the coding sequence ATGAAAATACCATATGTTTCCTGCATCATGCCTACTGCCAACAGACCAAAATTCATTCCTTTGGCTATAGGCTACTTTTTAGGTCAGGATTATCAAAATGCAGAACTCATCATTATCGATGACGGTCAGGATCCAGTGGTTAAATTGGTCCCGAAACACCATCGGATCAGGTATTTTCACAGGGAGACCGTCAGTACTATTGGCATGAAACGAAATTATGCTTGCGAGGCAGCAAAGGGTGAAATCATAATGCACTGGGATGACGATGACTGGTATGCACACGATTGGATCAGCAGACAGCTTTCTGCTTTGGAGTCTTCTGGTGCCGACCTTTGCGGACTAAACACCATTACCTTTTTCTCTCCATTGGTTCAGAAATTCTGGCGTTACGCTGATCCGGATAATCAACGCCCATGGCTATCCGGTGCAACGATGGCCTATAGAAAAAATCTTTGGGAAAAATATCCTTTTAAGGATCTGCAAATTGGAGAGGACTATGATTACCTATGGAATTCAGGAGCTAAGATATATGCCCACAATTATAACGACGGATTTATCGCAATCCTCCACCCACACAATACCACACTAAAACCTTTTGAAAATCCAAAACATAAAAGACATGCCATAGAATGGATGAATGTTCCGTATAAGGGGAAAGCCGAAAACCCTGAACAGAGTAGGCCAGATAATTAA
- a CDS encoding RNA polymerase sigma factor produces MLSYSSSTDFELTNLLRKGDNNAFNEIYKRFQGLLYVYACKVIKDKEEAEDIVQEVFLYLWDKRATINITSTISVYLYTAVRYKFFNLLDRKKVRINYEDSFRQFLEQGEYITDNNIRQKEFSKLIEQEIDALPDKMREVFVLSRKHYLSRKEIAEQLGISEKTVKNQINHALKILRGKIDLFTFLLLLFNK; encoded by the coding sequence ATGCTTTCTTATAGCTCATCTACGGACTTTGAATTAACAAACCTGCTCAGGAAGGGTGACAATAATGCATTCAATGAAATCTATAAACGGTTTCAGGGATTATTATATGTATACGCTTGCAAAGTAATAAAAGACAAGGAAGAAGCGGAGGATATAGTTCAGGAAGTATTTCTCTACTTATGGGATAAAAGAGCCACAATAAACATCACATCTACCATATCCGTCTACTTATATACTGCAGTTCGTTACAAATTTTTCAATCTTCTGGACCGTAAAAAAGTACGTATTAATTATGAAGACTCTTTCCGTCAATTCCTTGAACAGGGAGAATATATTACTGATAACAATATTCGTCAAAAGGAATTCAGTAAACTTATTGAGCAGGAAATTGATGCTTTACCAGATAAAATGCGCGAAGTATTCGTACTTAGCCGAAAGCATTACCTATCCAGAAAGGAGATTGCAGAGCAATTGGGAATTTCTGAAAAAACTGTAAAAAATCAAATTAATCATGCGCTAAAGATCCTTAGAGGGAAGATTGACTTGTTTACTTTTCTTCTGTTACTATTCAATAAATAA
- a CDS encoding FecR family protein has translation MKRYNPQELIHKYVNDTCSEEERALVESWHLYELASSEYRPSMENTSIVHDRMWNKLSLHAKKPRKLWPGLSITAALLFLMSVPVFLYLSQRTHPLSTPKNTSTQDITPGGNKAILTLDNGKEILLQGSNTGLIAIQNRINIHKDTAGQVSYNVQGHKKMLSTINKLETPRGGKYRLLLADGTKIWLNSASTLTYPTTFEGKDRTVILSGEAYFEVTKNSNKPFKVITRHQEVKVLGTHFNINGYPDDPQIQTTLLEGSILLSKGSNNRLLRPGQMALTKIHSENIEIEPADTEKNIAWKNDDFIFNGENLPSIMKTIARWYDVEVVYQVSPDSTRYWGVISRSKNLSEVLKMLQSSGHINSKVQGRRVIIMD, from the coding sequence ATGAAAAGATATAATCCACAAGAACTTATCCATAAATACGTCAATGATACCTGCTCTGAAGAAGAGCGGGCTCTGGTGGAAAGCTGGCACCTATATGAACTGGCCAGCAGTGAATACAGACCTTCCATGGAAAACACTTCGATAGTTCATGACAGAATGTGGAACAAATTATCTTTGCATGCTAAGAAACCAAGAAAATTATGGCCAGGATTATCTATTACAGCGGCTCTTCTATTTTTAATGAGTGTTCCTGTCTTTCTTTATCTGAGCCAGCGAACGCATCCCTTATCTACTCCAAAAAACACCTCAACTCAGGATATCACTCCTGGTGGGAACAAAGCCATTCTAACCTTAGACAATGGAAAAGAAATCCTGTTACAGGGCAGTAATACCGGCTTAATAGCCATACAAAATCGTATCAATATCCATAAAGATACTGCCGGACAAGTAAGCTACAACGTTCAAGGGCATAAAAAGATGTTATCAACGATAAACAAATTGGAAACGCCCAGAGGTGGTAAATACCGGCTTTTGCTTGCCGATGGCACAAAGATCTGGTTAAATTCTGCTTCCACCCTGACCTATCCCACCACATTTGAAGGGAAAGACAGAACGGTCATATTAAGCGGTGAGGCATATTTTGAGGTCACAAAAAATAGCAACAAACCCTTTAAGGTCATTACCCGCCATCAGGAGGTAAAGGTACTGGGAACACATTTCAATATCAATGGATATCCAGATGATCCCCAAATACAGACGACCTTACTTGAAGGAAGTATTTTACTTTCTAAAGGATCAAATAATAGATTACTCAGACCTGGTCAGATGGCACTTACAAAAATTCATTCTGAAAATATTGAGATCGAACCTGCCGATACAGAGAAAAATATAGCCTGGAAAAACGATGATTTTATCTTTAACGGGGAAAATTTACCCAGCATCATGAAAACAATAGCAAGGTGGTATGATGTTGAAGTCGTTTACCAGGTGAGTCCGGATTCTACAAGATACTGGGGCGTAATTTCACGCTCTAAAAATCTATCTGAAGTATTAAAGATGCTGCAATCCAGCGGTCATATAAATTCAAAAGTACAGGGAAGGAGGGTTATTATTATGGATTAA
- a CDS encoding SusC/RagA family TonB-linked outer membrane protein: protein MKKSLFIMKLIIVLITTVFLQVSLATDTQKITLSEKNASLEKLFKKIRTQSGYDFFCDIDLLKSARKVSINVKEVSLEEALKYCLMNQDLTYTINNKIIVIKRNPRILREEINQQLKDLNLLIKVVDENNRPLPDATITVKRTGKSFITNEKGESTIQVEPGELLLISYVGYEPTVVKASGRKPGAPLIIMLSIRSSQLKEIGIVSTGYQDLPKERATGSFQVITAKQLEHSTDQNLLKRLEGITTGLDFNNKNFTSPTNSSRVKISPLASLTIRGKNNLQALPSSDPNQASGQPLVVIDGIASPYSIDKINPNEVESINILQDAAAASIWGSRAANGVIVVKTKRGEYDRPVSIFFNSNVNITDKMDLFYNKYMSTSDYVDAQVAQLNYNYSQNPVTVSDPDISMPQPFLTPVAEIWNSWKRDKIALNEYNSQLDKLRNNDLRNDLTKYFLRKSILQSYALGIAGGTGKYAYRLSGGFDKNRNNTIHSDANRINVNYNASVKPTKNLEFQAIIGYSQQNRNEQDGGNTINGAITGEGMYPYTRLVDDQENPAVVSRTYRPAFINLLAETYGNKILDMTWKPLEDINQSYLKYKSQLINMNLNVSYKFSPVFSGTITYNNAWGQDESTELRGQNSYFMRSMINRFTDPFTFERAIPLGGFYIPNIGKSNNQTLRGQLNANKTWADKHVLTVIGGVDVSQNYNNFRDSWFYGYNEKTLTVNNGLPFGVYKNTLFIDPNTGFPDDLIPYSSGFGDFKIRSFSLYSNAAYTYDRRYTFSASIRNDISSTFGQGTNKHGASYFSLGGSWAINNEKFYHMDWLPNLQLRATFGYNGNVNTTVSPVPLIRYTNTSFVGNRLPYASTNNGANRLLRPEKAAMMNLALNFGIKNNRLSGSIEYYIRKTTDLISTTSLDPSTGFSLLPYNAADLRGTGIDITLNSLNLKTRSFSWESTLLFSNNQVKVTKLFSDKANTVEQVLYSFISFNEGAGLSRLYAFRWAGLDPETGDPMGYIDGNPVRITGDIDVYNAIATAPLSTAHYFGSSVPVYFGSLRNTFNYKNFSVSANILYKLGYYFRRSVTNLVRYSALFNDNVMLGSEYNQRWQKPGDEKSTNVPSLIFPVTGPGGQTEIRDLFYQYADVNVLKADHIRLQEINLSYTFKEKNWVIKNPRIYANISNLGILWRANKQGIDPDISDYPQPKTYSLGLSASF from the coding sequence ATGAAGAAATCTCTGTTCATTATGAAACTGATTATTGTTTTAATAACAACAGTATTTCTGCAAGTCAGTTTAGCCACTGATACTCAAAAAATTACATTATCAGAAAAGAATGCTTCTTTGGAAAAACTATTCAAAAAAATCAGAACCCAATCCGGTTATGACTTTTTTTGTGACATCGACCTTCTAAAATCGGCTAGGAAAGTTAGCATCAATGTTAAAGAAGTAAGCCTGGAGGAGGCGCTTAAATATTGCCTGATGAATCAGGACCTCACGTATACCATTAATAACAAAATAATAGTCATTAAAAGAAATCCCAGAATACTAAGGGAGGAAATCAATCAGCAACTCAAAGATCTCAACCTTTTGATAAAGGTAGTTGATGAAAACAACAGGCCACTTCCGGATGCAACCATCACTGTTAAGCGAACCGGAAAGTCTTTTATCACCAACGAAAAAGGGGAATCTACTATCCAGGTAGAACCTGGTGAGTTGTTGTTAATTTCCTATGTTGGTTACGAACCAACGGTCGTTAAAGCGTCCGGTAGAAAGCCGGGGGCACCCCTGATCATTATGCTTTCTATCCGTTCAAGCCAACTTAAAGAAATAGGGATTGTCAGTACAGGATATCAGGACTTGCCTAAAGAAAGAGCTACAGGGTCCTTCCAGGTCATTACAGCAAAACAACTGGAACACAGCACTGATCAAAATCTACTCAAAAGACTGGAAGGTATTACTACAGGGTTAGATTTTAACAATAAAAACTTCACATCTCCAACCAATTCCAGCAGGGTAAAAATCTCCCCTTTGGCTTCCTTAACGATTCGCGGAAAGAATAATTTACAAGCGCTTCCCAGTAGTGATCCGAACCAGGCTAGCGGACAACCGCTTGTTGTTATCGATGGAATTGCCAGCCCCTACTCCATCGATAAGATCAATCCAAACGAGGTAGAAAGTATAAATATCCTCCAGGATGCAGCAGCGGCTTCCATTTGGGGCTCAAGAGCAGCCAATGGTGTAATTGTGGTCAAAACAAAAAGAGGGGAATATGATCGTCCGGTAAGTATCTTCTTTAATAGTAATGTAAACATTACCGATAAGATGGATCTATTCTATAATAAATACATGAGTACCAGTGATTATGTAGATGCACAGGTTGCACAATTGAATTACAATTATAGCCAGAACCCGGTAACGGTTAGTGATCCGGATATTAGTATGCCACAACCTTTCCTCACCCCGGTGGCCGAAATCTGGAATTCCTGGAAAAGAGATAAGATAGCTCTTAATGAATACAATAGTCAGCTGGATAAACTGAGAAACAATGACCTTCGCAACGACCTGACTAAATACTTCTTAAGAAAGTCCATCCTTCAAAGCTATGCACTTGGAATTGCCGGAGGTACAGGCAAGTATGCCTATCGCTTATCAGGCGGCTTTGATAAAAACCGCAATAATACCATACATTCTGATGCAAACAGAATTAATGTGAATTATAATGCCTCCGTAAAACCAACGAAAAATCTTGAATTTCAAGCTATTATAGGTTACAGTCAACAGAACAGAAACGAGCAGGACGGCGGAAATACCATCAACGGTGCCATCACAGGAGAAGGAATGTATCCTTATACCCGCCTGGTAGATGACCAGGAAAATCCCGCAGTCGTTTCACGTACCTACCGGCCAGCATTCATCAACCTTTTAGCAGAAACTTATGGGAATAAGATCCTGGACATGACATGGAAACCATTGGAAGACATTAACCAGAGCTATTTGAAATACAAATCTCAGCTGATAAATATGAATCTGAATGTATCCTATAAGTTCAGTCCTGTATTTTCCGGCACAATCACCTATAATAATGCCTGGGGTCAGGATGAAAGCACAGAGCTCAGAGGCCAGAACTCTTATTTCATGAGAAGCATGATCAATAGGTTTACCGACCCCTTCACCTTTGAAAGGGCAATTCCATTGGGTGGATTTTATATCCCCAATATCGGCAAATCTAACAATCAAACTTTACGGGGACAATTAAATGCCAATAAAACCTGGGCAGACAAACACGTATTAACCGTAATAGGGGGTGTGGATGTCAGTCAGAATTACAACAACTTCAGAGACAGTTGGTTTTATGGTTACAATGAAAAAACACTAACAGTAAATAATGGGCTGCCATTTGGTGTATATAAGAATACTTTATTTATAGATCCTAATACCGGATTTCCTGATGATTTAATCCCATACAGCTCAGGATTCGGTGATTTTAAAATCCGGTCTTTCAGCTTATATTCAAATGCCGCATATACCTATGATAGACGTTACACCTTTTCTGCCAGCATCAGAAATGATATATCAAGTACATTTGGACAGGGAACGAATAAACATGGGGCCTCCTATTTCTCTTTAGGTGGCAGCTGGGCTATCAATAACGAAAAATTTTATCACATGGACTGGCTTCCGAATTTACAGCTCAGGGCAACCTTCGGGTATAATGGCAACGTAAATACAACAGTAAGTCCTGTTCCACTTATCCGTTATACCAACACTTCATTTGTTGGCAATAGATTGCCTTATGCCTCTACAAATAATGGGGCAAACCGCCTACTGAGACCAGAGAAAGCTGCTATGATGAACCTTGCATTGAATTTTGGGATCAAAAATAACCGGTTAAGCGGAAGTATAGAATATTATATCCGTAAAACTACGGATTTGATTTCAACCACTTCTTTGGATCCTAGTACGGGCTTCAGTCTTCTTCCCTATAACGCCGCAGATTTGAGGGGCACAGGAATAGATATTACTTTAAACTCCCTCAACCTGAAAACAAGAAGTTTTAGCTGGGAGAGTACCTTGTTGTTCAGCAACAACCAGGTGAAAGTAACAAAACTATTCAGTGATAAAGCCAATACAGTGGAACAGGTACTGTACTCCTTTATTTCCTTTAATGAAGGGGCCGGGCTTTCCCGCTTATACGCTTTCCGATGGGCAGGATTAGATCCTGAAACCGGTGACCCGATGGGCTATATCGATGGAAACCCTGTAAGAATTACTGGTGACATTGATGTTTACAATGCAATCGCGACAGCACCGCTCTCAACAGCCCACTATTTTGGATCTTCTGTCCCGGTTTATTTCGGATCCTTACGCAATACTTTTAACTATAAAAATTTCTCTGTTTCTGCAAATATCCTGTATAAACTGGGGTATTATTTCAGACGATCAGTAACCAATCTGGTTCGTTACTCGGCTTTATTCAATGACAATGTTATGCTTGGTTCGGAGTACAACCAACGCTGGCAAAAACCAGGAGATGAAAAAAGCACCAATGTACCTTCTTTAATTTTCCCAGTTACCGGCCCTGGAGGACAAACCGAAATAAGAGATCTTTTTTATCAATATGCTGATGTTAACGTTTTGAAAGCAGATCATATTCGTTTGCAGGAAATTAACCTGTCTTACACTTTCAAGGAGAAAAACTGGGTCATAAAAAATCCCAGAATTTATGCGAATATCTCTAATCTGGGGATTTTATGGCGAGCAAATAAGCAGGGTATTGATCCCGATATTTCTGATTATCCTCAACCTAAGACCTATAGTTTAGGCTTAAGCGCTAGTTTTTAA
- a CDS encoding RagB/SusD family nutrient uptake outer membrane protein — translation MKTFPTLLSGILLGLMLLSCQKFVAIKKNSSQAFLVTAEDCQLMLDNYTTMNTGYPLDGEISSDDYYITDASYQLASIPQEEKNLYTWNPSAQRMSAVPNWLNPYKTVYNANLVLQTLDKLQGKGDDPVLLNNLRGAALFYRAYCFWNIAQLYARPYRAATARQDPGIPLRLDADINGTSVRGSVQDTYDRILQDLHEAVNLLANTSSIATRPNRRAAFAMLSRTYLSMGDYPNALINANAALQINNQLLDYNSADVNKHSDRPFQRFHIEVIFHTINYNQSFAPVAGPILSTGFGGFNNVAKIDPVLAASYAPNDLRSKVFIKENFNDMGEPDGTFRFSGNYEPAFFATLFTGLAVDEIYLIRAECYARTGNQDAAMQDLNALLSKRWLTGTYTNMTAATADEALTKVLVERRKELLMRGLRWSDLRRLNKSIIRKVTSGATPNQTITTYTLPAGDPRYTLLFPKEVMDNSSMDQNIR, via the coding sequence ATGAAAACTTTTCCTACCCTGTTATCCGGCATATTGCTTGGTTTGATGTTGCTATCCTGTCAGAAATTTGTAGCGATAAAAAAAAACAGCAGCCAGGCTTTTCTTGTCACCGCCGAGGATTGCCAGCTCATGCTGGACAATTATACAACGATGAATACGGGTTACCCTCTTGATGGAGAAATCTCCTCGGATGATTATTATATAACCGATGCCAGTTATCAGTTAGCCAGTATTCCTCAGGAAGAAAAAAATTTATATACCTGGAATCCGTCAGCTCAAAGAATGTCAGCTGTACCGAATTGGTTAAATCCATATAAAACTGTATATAATGCCAACCTGGTCCTTCAGACTTTGGATAAACTGCAAGGTAAAGGGGATGATCCGGTATTATTAAACAACCTACGAGGTGCAGCACTCTTTTACAGGGCTTATTGTTTCTGGAATATAGCTCAGCTTTACGCCCGGCCTTACCGGGCTGCCACTGCAAGGCAGGATCCCGGAATCCCACTCAGGCTTGACGCCGACATTAATGGAACATCCGTCAGAGGTAGTGTACAAGACACATACGACCGAATCCTTCAAGATTTACATGAAGCTGTAAATTTACTTGCAAATACCTCCAGCATCGCTACCAGACCAAACAGAAGAGCAGCCTTTGCTATGCTTTCCCGAACCTATTTGTCCATGGGAGATTACCCTAATGCCTTGATTAATGCCAATGCAGCTTTACAGATAAACAACCAATTGTTAGACTACAATTCGGCTGATGTAAATAAACATTCAGACAGACCATTTCAACGTTTCCATATCGAAGTCATCTTTCATACCATTAATTACAATCAATCCTTTGCACCTGTTGCCGGTCCAATATTGTCCACGGGTTTTGGAGGCTTCAACAATGTGGCAAAGATAGATCCTGTTCTCGCGGCTTCTTACGCACCAAACGATCTGAGAAGCAAAGTCTTTATAAAGGAAAATTTCAATGATATGGGAGAACCAGATGGAACATTTCGTTTTTCCGGAAATTATGAGCCGGCATTTTTTGCAACTTTATTTACAGGCCTGGCAGTTGATGAAATTTACCTGATTCGAGCAGAATGTTATGCCAGAACAGGAAACCAAGATGCTGCAATGCAAGATTTAAATGCCTTACTGAGTAAACGTTGGTTAACAGGAACCTATACCAACATGACCGCAGCTACCGCAGACGAAGCATTGACAAAGGTACTTGTAGAAAGAAGAAAAGAATTACTCATGCGAGGCCTGAGGTGGTCGGATTTACGAAGGTTAAACAAGAGTATCATCAGAAAAGTGACTTCAGGAGCAACTCCAAATCAAACCATTACAACTTATACACTCCCTGCCGGTGATCCAAGGTATACCCTCCTTTTTCCTAAAGAGGTGATGGACAATAGTAGCATGGACCAAAATATCAGATAA
- a CDS encoding TlpA family protein disulfide reductase, with protein MIDKKTGLLALILILLMISVDAQQRPSINIWDPPVQKNVRNLGIGDTVPDFRIAKIFNSIKSSASMSEYRDQLVIFDFGNLHCKGCVEALPHLDSLEKRFKNKIKIFWVTPEYKEEVEKFWNRKNNPFTRGNNLSTIVEDSTARAYFKHKSWPHEAWVYKGKLVALTTTQYVNADNIQKVLDGQQINWPVKDDFFTFDGMQAPLFQTDENQINTLPITYAAISDYKEGVNSTGLSGGSGIVRDTNHKTIRAFFLNQPIYNSYFLNWLKLINPGQLVKPSSYGIAPNEIVWEVADQSRYILNPNSAYEAEWIRKNGICFESLNPDTGQTDKEVYQSVIGDLDRLLGLHVRWEKRKEQVLVLTRPLKKANLKSKSKLKENDENFSTKGGIQQFRGTPLSSLAYMLNQIADNPYVFDETQYKEPVDMDLRFSSWKDLPAIRKAIAIYGLNLKEEERLVDKLVFTEINGGLLATKKSIK; from the coding sequence ATGATAGATAAAAAAACCGGTTTATTAGCCCTCATTTTAATCCTGTTAATGATCAGTGTAGATGCACAGCAAAGACCTTCAATAAATATATGGGATCCGCCTGTTCAAAAAAATGTCAGGAATCTGGGTATAGGAGATACCGTTCCTGATTTCAGGATCGCAAAAATATTCAATAGTATTAAAAGCAGTGCCTCGATGTCTGAATATAGGGATCAACTGGTCATTTTTGATTTTGGCAATCTTCATTGCAAGGGTTGTGTAGAAGCTTTGCCGCATTTGGATAGTTTAGAAAAAAGGTTCAAAAACAAGATTAAGATCTTCTGGGTAACTCCTGAGTATAAAGAAGAGGTAGAGAAATTCTGGAATAGAAAAAACAATCCTTTCACAAGGGGAAACAACCTTTCTACCATTGTAGAGGATAGTACGGCAAGAGCTTATTTTAAGCATAAAAGCTGGCCTCATGAAGCCTGGGTATATAAAGGAAAATTAGTTGCACTGACCACAACACAATATGTAAATGCAGACAATATCCAAAAAGTTCTGGATGGACAACAGATTAACTGGCCGGTAAAAGATGACTTTTTCACTTTTGACGGAATGCAGGCCCCTCTATTCCAGACTGATGAAAACCAGATTAATACCCTCCCGATTACCTATGCCGCAATTAGTGATTATAAAGAAGGGGTAAACTCAACCGGATTAAGTGGCGGTTCAGGGATAGTCAGAGACACCAATCATAAAACCATACGTGCTTTTTTCTTAAATCAACCCATTTACAACTCCTATTTTTTAAACTGGCTTAAATTGATTAATCCGGGCCAGCTTGTTAAACCCAGTTCTTATGGCATTGCCCCTAATGAAATTGTATGGGAGGTGGCAGACCAGTCCCGATATATACTTAATCCCAATTCCGCTTATGAGGCAGAATGGATCCGAAAGAATGGAATCTGTTTTGAGTCTTTAAACCCCGATACCGGACAAACGGATAAAGAAGTCTATCAATCTGTAATAGGTGATCTGGACCGTCTTTTAGGACTGCATGTTCGCTGGGAAAAGCGAAAAGAACAGGTGCTTGTCCTAACCAGGCCCTTAAAAAAGGCAAACTTGAAAAGTAAAAGCAAATTGAAAGAAAATGACGAAAATTTTTCCACAAAAGGAGGCATCCAGCAATTCAGAGGTACTCCTTTGTCCAGCCTTGCTTACATGCTAAATCAAATTGCAGACAACCCCTATGTTTTTGATGAGACCCAGTATAAAGAACCTGTGGATATGGATCTGCGGTTTTCCTCCTGGAAGGATTTACCGGCAATCAGAAAGGCAATAGCAATTTACGGCCTGAACCTAAAAGAAGAGGAACGCCTGGTAGACAAGCTTGTATTTACAGAAATTAACGGAGGATTATTGGCAACAAAAAAATCGATTAAATAA
- a CDS encoding NHL repeat-containing protein, with protein sequence MKKRNLAVVIGLSLIGLGSCKKATITLEQEKEKILIVSTISGGKRGYQDGEARSALYNKPAQMAIDASGNMYIADRLNHCIRKMTSSGIVSTFAGISGSSGFTNGPGISAQFNTPYGITIDTDGNLYVCDASNNAIRKITVGGVVSTFAGGPQSGSEDGIGANAKFNFPFGLAIDATNNLYVADQYNNSIRKITPTGTVTTIASGYAYPWGVAVDKKGDVYFTLYAANCIRKINTNGTVSVYAGNENDYNTAYQLQDGIASAALFCQPLGLATDALDNVYVADSENQVIRKVSPEGMVSSIGVPYPGPFDANGRTPIRHADGEVSGVKFYYPSNVIVDKEGNLYVSQGEGDANNFIRKISAVDKSGTNESENVNWNKPIGWK encoded by the coding sequence ATGAAAAAAAGAAACCTAGCTGTGGTTATTGGCTTATCACTGATTGGCCTTGGTAGTTGCAAAAAAGCGACAATAACTCTTGAACAGGAAAAAGAAAAGATCTTGATCGTCAGTACCATTTCCGGTGGTAAACGTGGTTACCAAGATGGAGAAGCCCGCTCTGCACTATACAATAAACCTGCTCAAATGGCTATTGATGCTTCAGGTAATATGTACATTGCTGATCGCCTGAATCACTGTATTAGAAAAATGACTTCATCTGGCATTGTCAGCACTTTTGCCGGAATATCAGGTTCAAGTGGTTTTACGAACGGCCCGGGAATAAGCGCTCAGTTTAACACCCCCTATGGAATAACGATCGATACCGATGGCAATTTATATGTTTGCGATGCAAGTAATAATGCCATTAGAAAGATCACAGTGGGAGGTGTGGTCAGTACCTTTGCCGGCGGCCCTCAGTCTGGATCCGAAGATGGAATCGGGGCAAACGCGAAATTTAATTTTCCATTTGGACTGGCTATCGATGCTACAAACAATCTATACGTTGCCGATCAATATAACAATAGCATCAGAAAAATTACTCCAACAGGAACCGTAACGACAATTGCTTCGGGCTACGCTTATCCCTGGGGAGTTGCCGTAGATAAAAAAGGAGATGTATATTTTACTCTCTATGCCGCGAATTGCATAAGAAAAATTAATACAAATGGAACCGTCAGTGTTTATGCCGGAAATGAGAATGATTACAATACCGCCTATCAACTTCAGGATGGAATTGCTAGTGCGGCATTGTTCTGTCAACCCTTAGGTCTGGCAACAGATGCATTAGACAATGTATACGTTGCAGATTCAGAAAACCAGGTTATACGAAAGGTCTCTCCTGAGGGAATGGTAAGTTCAATCGGAGTCCCCTATCCCGGACCATTTGATGCCAATGGCCGGACTCCTATACGCCATGCTGATGGGGAGGTCTCGGGTGTTAAATTTTATTATCCCTCCAATGTTATAGTCGATAAAGAAGGTAACCTGTATGTTTCGCAGGGTGAAGGCGACGCAAATAATTTTATACGGAAAATAAGCGCAGTCGATAAATCAGGAACAAACGAGAGCGAAAACGTAAACTGGAATAAGCCAATTGGCTGGAAATAA